A single Rhodoflexus caldus DNA region contains:
- a CDS encoding ferredoxin--NADP reductase: MKQYNLKVKDITQETEDTVTLHLKQPLFSKIKYKPGQFLTLILTINGKSVRRAYSMSSSPHVDETLSVSIKRVEGGLVSNYVNDHIKVGDYVDILEPMGNFFLEPDKNLKRHIVLFGSGSGITPLMSIAKSVLLIEQQSVVSLIYGNKTMETVIFRQKLEEMQKKYGERFKVVHVLSRAEDNDWHGYKGRIDKTLAINVLNLLPKFDADKTEYFMCGPEGMMDQVMEALHYLRVPKERIHRESFFSPVAEEAKDEAALKASGITEQQVTIILDGDEYQVTVKPTQSILDAALDAGIDMPYSCQSGLCTACRGQKKSGEVKMDEDEGLSETEIKEGYVLTCVSHPLSENVVIEIG, translated from the coding sequence ATGAAGCAGTACAACCTCAAAGTAAAAGATATTACGCAGGAGACCGAAGATACCGTAACACTGCATCTCAAACAACCGCTTTTCAGCAAAATCAAATATAAACCCGGGCAATTTTTGACCCTCATACTCACCATCAACGGTAAAAGTGTGCGCCGTGCTTATTCCATGAGCAGTTCTCCGCACGTAGATGAAACTCTTTCTGTGTCTATCAAGCGCGTGGAAGGCGGGCTGGTTTCCAACTATGTGAACGACCACATCAAAGTTGGCGACTACGTGGATATTTTGGAGCCCATGGGCAATTTCTTCTTGGAGCCAGATAAGAACTTAAAGCGGCATATCGTGCTGTTTGGCAGCGGCAGCGGCATTACACCACTGATGTCTATTGCCAAAAGTGTGCTGCTGATAGAGCAGCAGAGCGTCGTGTCGCTAATTTATGGCAATAAAACGATGGAAACGGTCATTTTCCGCCAAAAATTGGAGGAAATGCAGAAGAAATACGGCGAACGTTTCAAAGTTGTTCATGTGTTGAGTCGCGCCGAGGATAACGACTGGCACGGCTATAAGGGACGGATAGATAAAACGCTGGCCATCAATGTTTTAAACCTGCTTCCTAAGTTTGATGCCGATAAAACCGAGTATTTTATGTGCGGCCCCGAAGGCATGATGGATCAGGTAATGGAGGCTTTGCACTACCTCAGAGTGCCCAAAGAACGCATCCATCGCGAAAGTTTTTTCAGCCCCGTTGCCGAAGAAGCCAAAGACGAGGCCGCACTGAAAGCCTCAGGCATTACCGAGCAGCAGGTTACTATTATTCTGGATGGCGATGAGTATCAGGTAACGGTTAAACCTACACAATCTATTTTGGATGCAGCGCTGGATGCAGGGATAGACATGCCTTACTCTTGCCAAAGCGGCCTTTGCACAGCCTGTCGCGGCCAGAAAAAATCGGGCGAAGTGAAAATGGATGAAGACGAAGGTCTTTCTGAAACCGAAATTAAAGAGGGCTATGTACTCACCTGCGTATCGCATCCGCTCAGCGAAAATGTGGTGATAGAAATTGGATAA
- a CDS encoding type ISP restriction/modification enzyme: MIQTYLQAIFDKTERGDAREESYYTTLESLLQAFAESINRKNIHITTLPKQTEAGNPDFRIWDGKENIVGYIEAKKPGENLDAVENSAQLRRYRSTFPNLILTDFYEFRLYRNGELINKTFIARSGLARQKIAPPVENEAQLLALLDKFFSFVLPRVRTSEELARELAKRTRFLRDEVISLEMTQRQSGRGELYGFYDTFKRFLVANLKETDFADLFSQTITYGLFAARTRSTNGFNRKLAYDLIPKTIGILRNIFRFVSQSDLPPNMEVMVDDIAEVLNAADVKNILHQYYKAGKGDDPIVHFYETFLTEYDPSTREKRGVYYTPEPVVRYIVRSVHSILHTHFGLADGLAAREVTLLDPAGGTLTFPAEAIKLAVSEFEDKYGNGGTKKFISEHILKNFYAFELMMAPYAIGHIKISFLLEELGYTMRNDERFKLYLTNTLDMEDLQQTQIPGLESLSEESHQAGRIKKSEPVLVIMGNPPYSANSANYSEWTEKLLKHDLDGAQSYYKVDGQKLQEKNPKLLQDDYVKFLRFAQWKIQKAGRGVVAMITNHGYLSNVTFPGMRQSLMQTFNEIYIIDLHGDSQKKEKSPDGSKDENIFDITKGTAIAIFVKQPHAKGCKVFHRDIFGRRKSKYEWLDNAAFNLSDYDSLQPVSPHYFFVKQATQGIEHYNDWLSIPDIFPVNSTGIKTHRDDFVVTFKAADLEERLRLFTNRNIPDELVAQTFALKDNRDWKLADARKKLMSQGDVHQIIKQFTYRPFDKRFIAYSDDLIDWPRREVMQHMLKENIGLCYMRQFSGEGLYTHALVVNNIVDNRAFFSAKGALEIAPLYLYPSRQEKKKTGMPLMILFEPEEEYISRKPNIATQVFERLASTYGQRPTPEQIFYYCYGVLYSNHYRTKYGEFLKIDFPRIPFAKDQTLFLQMAALGNQLAQLHMLQSTELNRPIVKYLGKGDDVIEKPRYDEASACIWINDQQRFHGVTPEMWRYHIGGYQVLEKYLKDRKGRQMDDPATYCKIATAIATTIVLQQQADSLFAAVENAVW; this comes from the coding sequence ATGATTCAAACCTATCTGCAAGCAATTTTTGACAAGACAGAACGCGGCGATGCGCGCGAAGAAAGCTATTACACCACTTTGGAATCGCTCTTGCAGGCATTTGCAGAAAGTATCAACAGGAAAAATATACATATTACTACGCTACCCAAACAAACCGAAGCCGGCAACCCCGACTTCCGCATCTGGGACGGCAAGGAAAATATTGTGGGCTACATAGAAGCCAAAAAACCCGGCGAAAACTTAGATGCAGTTGAAAACAGTGCACAACTCAGGCGCTATCGCAGCACTTTTCCTAACCTCATCCTGACCGATTTTTATGAGTTTCGCCTCTATCGCAACGGTGAATTAATTAACAAAACCTTTATTGCCCGCAGCGGATTGGCACGACAGAAAATTGCACCGCCTGTGGAAAACGAAGCGCAACTGCTCGCACTGCTGGACAAGTTCTTCAGCTTTGTGCTGCCCCGTGTACGTACTTCCGAAGAACTTGCCCGCGAATTAGCCAAGCGTACCCGCTTCCTGCGCGATGAAGTCATCAGCCTCGAAATGACCCAGCGGCAAAGCGGCAGAGGCGAACTCTACGGTTTTTACGATACGTTCAAACGATTTCTGGTGGCCAACCTGAAAGAAACTGATTTTGCCGACCTGTTTTCACAAACCATCACCTACGGGCTGTTTGCCGCACGGACACGCAGCACCAACGGGTTTAACCGAAAATTGGCTTATGACCTGATTCCTAAAACAATAGGAATTTTGCGCAATATTTTTCGTTTTGTGTCGCAGAGCGACCTGCCGCCCAATATGGAAGTAATGGTGGATGACATTGCCGAGGTACTCAACGCAGCGGATGTCAAAAACATTTTGCACCAATACTACAAAGCAGGTAAAGGCGATGACCCGATTGTGCATTTTTACGAAACTTTTCTGACGGAATACGACCCTTCTACCCGCGAAAAACGCGGTGTTTACTATACGCCCGAACCGGTGGTGCGCTACATTGTGCGCAGCGTACACAGCATTCTCCACACTCATTTCGGGCTTGCCGACGGGCTGGCAGCACGCGAAGTTACCCTGCTTGACCCCGCAGGCGGTACACTCACTTTCCCTGCCGAAGCCATTAAATTGGCAGTCAGCGAATTTGAGGACAAATACGGCAACGGCGGCACAAAAAAGTTTATCAGCGAGCACATCCTCAAAAATTTTTATGCCTTTGAACTGATGATGGCTCCCTATGCCATCGGGCATATCAAAATCAGTTTTTTGCTGGAAGAACTGGGCTATACGATGCGCAATGACGAGCGATTCAAACTATACCTCACCAATACGCTCGACATGGAAGACCTGCAACAAACCCAAATCCCCGGACTGGAAAGCCTCAGCGAAGAAAGCCATCAGGCCGGCAGAATCAAAAAAAGTGAGCCTGTTCTGGTAATTATGGGTAATCCGCCTTACAGTGCCAATTCGGCCAATTACAGCGAATGGACAGAAAAACTGCTTAAACACGATTTAGACGGGGCGCAGAGTTATTACAAAGTAGACGGACAAAAACTGCAAGAGAAAAACCCCAAACTGTTGCAGGACGACTACGTAAAGTTTCTGCGATTTGCCCAGTGGAAAATCCAAAAGGCCGGCAGAGGTGTGGTTGCGATGATTACCAACCACGGCTACCTGAGCAATGTTACGTTTCCGGGTATGAGGCAAAGCCTGATGCAGACTTTCAATGAAATTTACATCATTGATTTGCACGGCGACAGCCAGAAGAAAGAAAAATCACCCGACGGCAGCAAAGACGAAAACATATTTGACATAACCAAAGGTACAGCCATTGCTATTTTCGTTAAACAACCCCATGCAAAGGGCTGCAAAGTATTCCACCGCGATATATTCGGACGCAGAAAATCAAAGTATGAATGGTTGGATAATGCTGCATTTAACCTGTCGGATTATGACAGTTTGCAGCCCGTAAGCCCACACTATTTCTTTGTGAAACAGGCCACACAAGGCATTGAGCACTACAATGACTGGTTGAGTATCCCTGATATTTTTCCTGTCAATTCAACAGGCATCAAAACACATCGCGATGATTTTGTGGTTACATTTAAAGCGGCAGATTTAGAGGAAAGACTCCGCCTGTTCACCAACAGAAACATACCCGATGAGCTGGTTGCCCAAACTTTTGCACTGAAAGACAACCGCGACTGGAAACTGGCAGATGCAAGAAAAAAGTTAATGTCGCAAGGCGATGTCCATCAGATAATAAAGCAATTCACCTATCGGCCGTTTGACAAAAGATTTATTGCCTACTCCGATGATTTAATTGACTGGCCGCGCAGAGAGGTAATGCAGCATATGTTGAAAGAGAATATCGGATTGTGTTACATGAGGCAATTTTCAGGTGAAGGTCTATATACTCATGCGCTTGTGGTGAATAACATCGTTGATAATCGCGCTTTTTTTAGTGCGAAAGGAGCTTTGGAAATAGCTCCCCTCTACCTCTACCCATCCCGTCAGGAAAAGAAAAAAACAGGGATGCCGTTAATGATACTTTTTGAGCCTGAGGAGGAGTACATAAGCCGGAAGCCTAACATTGCAACGCAGGTTTTTGAGCGGCTCGCAAGTACCTATGGGCAGCGCCCTACTCCCGAGCAGATTTTCTACTATTGTTATGGCGTACTGTACAGTAACCATTACCGCACCAAATACGGTGAGTTTCTCAAAATTGACTTCCCACGCATACCCTTTGCCAAAGACCAAACTTTGTTTTTACAAATGGCAGCGCTTGGCAATCAGTTAGCGCAACTACACATGCTCCAAAGCACCGAACTCAACCGCCCAATTGTCAAATATCTTGGCAAAGGAGATGACGTGATTGAAAAACCACGCTACGACGAGGCCTCAGCCTGCATATGGATTAATGACCAACAGCGTTTTCACGGAGTAACACCCGAAATGTGGCGCTATCATATCGGCGGTTATCAGGTGTTGGAAAAATACCTGAAAGACCGCAAAGGCAGACAGATGGATGACCCTGCTACCTACTGCAAAATAGCAACCGCCATTGCCACCACCATAGTACTGCAACAGCAAGCCGACAGCCTGTTTGCCGCTGTTGAAAATGCTGTTTGGTAG
- a CDS encoding hydroxypyruvate isomerase family protein → MKRRDFVIKTTVAGTALSALASQSFGAAAKHKFNLNYAPHFGMFEQHAGKDLIEQLKFMADEGFTALEDNGLLQRPASEQVKIGEALAKLNMQMGVFVIDGGDNWKTSLTTGKPEFRDNFLKTCQAAVAAAKRVNAKWVTVVPGYFERRLPIGIQTANVIDTLRRAVDILEPHGIVMVLEPLSDTPDLFLRNSDQAYMICKAVKSPSCKILYDIYHMQRNEGHLISNMELCWDEIGYIQIGDNPGRKEPATGEINYLNVFKYIYEKGYKGILGMEHGNAKPGKEGERALIEAYRKVDNFR, encoded by the coding sequence ATGAAACGACGCGATTTTGTCATTAAAACAACAGTTGCAGGAACGGCTCTTTCTGCTTTGGCTTCCCAATCGTTTGGTGCTGCTGCCAAGCATAAGTTTAATTTGAACTATGCACCCCACTTTGGCATGTTTGAGCAACACGCAGGCAAAGACCTGATTGAGCAACTGAAATTTATGGCAGATGAGGGATTTACTGCACTGGAAGATAACGGTTTACTGCAACGCCCTGCATCGGAACAAGTGAAAATAGGCGAAGCCCTTGCCAAATTAAACATGCAAATGGGCGTTTTCGTGATTGACGGCGGCGATAATTGGAAAACCTCACTCACCACAGGCAAGCCCGAATTTCGCGATAACTTCCTTAAAACCTGTCAGGCAGCCGTGGCAGCCGCCAAGCGCGTCAATGCCAAATGGGTAACGGTAGTACCGGGGTATTTTGAGCGTCGCTTGCCCATCGGCATCCAGACAGCCAACGTAATAGATACCCTGCGCCGCGCTGTTGATATTTTGGAACCGCACGGTATAGTCATGGTTCTCGAGCCGCTCAGCGATACGCCTGACCTGTTCTTGCGCAACTCCGACCAAGCCTACATGATTTGCAAGGCAGTTAAAAGTCCGTCATGCAAAATTCTGTACGATATCTACCACATGCAGCGAAACGAGGGTCATCTCATCAGCAATATGGAGCTTTGCTGGGACGAAATCGGCTACATCCAAATTGGCGATAATCCCGGGCGAAAAGAGCCTGCCACCGGTGAAATCAACTACCTAAACGTGTTTAAGTACATCTACGAAAAAGGCTACAAAGGCATTTTAGGCATGGAGCACGGCAATGCCAAGCCCGGCAAAGAGGGGGAACGCGCCTTGATAGAAGCATACAGAAAGGTAGATAATTTTAGGTAG
- a CDS encoding FAD:protein FMN transferase: protein MAKMGKMPHVKRNFYYIIGCMLWAVLQGTSRAQALVFEHGQMGTLFRIQIIADDSARAAAAAKAAFNLLDSLNLIMSDYRSDSELNRLSATAGSGQRVVVSPALWEVLQLSQAISRLTDGAFDVSIGALTQLWRRAVRQKELPDPQRLKAALSATGYRYIRLYPKERKVKLTRKGMKLDLGGIAKGYANAQMQQVLRQYGFRKTLIEGGGDLLAGDAPDGTNGWRVLVGSDTVSLQRAALATSGDDFRFVEIGGHRYSHVINPRTGMGVTHRTRVSVMCADAALADALSSAFSVMGEAKSSRYAPRLQRKYDFAFVWHLR from the coding sequence ATGGCAAAGATGGGAAAAATGCCGCACGTGAAAAGAAACTTTTATTACATAATCGGCTGTATGCTGTGGGCAGTTTTGCAGGGTACAAGTCGCGCCCAAGCGCTTGTTTTTGAGCACGGGCAAATGGGAACGCTGTTTCGCATCCAAATCATTGCCGATGACAGCGCCCGTGCGGCAGCGGCGGCAAAGGCAGCCTTTAACCTGTTGGATTCGCTCAACCTCATCATGAGCGACTACCGCTCGGACAGCGAACTCAACCGCCTTTCCGCTACGGCAGGCAGCGGGCAACGAGTAGTGGTCAGTCCCGCGTTATGGGAGGTGTTGCAACTGTCGCAAGCAATTTCCCGATTGACCGACGGGGCGTTTGATGTCAGCATCGGCGCACTGACGCAACTCTGGCGGCGTGCCGTGCGCCAAAAAGAACTGCCCGACCCGCAGCGATTAAAGGCAGCCCTTTCCGCCACGGGCTACCGCTATATCCGCCTCTATCCCAAAGAGCGTAAGGTCAAACTCACCCGCAAAGGCATGAAATTAGACCTCGGCGGCATTGCCAAAGGTTATGCCAACGCACAGATGCAACAGGTTCTGCGTCAATACGGCTTCCGAAAAACCCTGATTGAAGGCGGCGGCGACCTGCTGGCAGGCGATGCCCCCGACGGCACAAACGGCTGGCGCGTGCTGGTGGGCAGCGATACGGTCAGTTTGCAAAGGGCGGCGCTTGCCACCTCAGGCGATGATTTTCGCTTTGTGGAAATTGGCGGACACCGCTACTCGCATGTCATCAATCCGCGCACGGGCATGGGCGTAACGCACCGCACGCGCGTATCGGTCATGTGTGCCGATGCTGCTCTTGCCGACGCGCTTTCGTCTGCTTTTTCCGTCATGGGCGAAGCAAAAAGCAGCCGATATGCCCCTCGCTTGCAGCGAAAATATGATTTTGCGTTTGTTTGGCATTTAAGGTAA
- the sufB gene encoding Fe-S cluster assembly protein SufB, with amino-acid sequence MDQSNQILEEFTNSEYKYGFVSNFETEEAPKGLSEDIIRFISAKKEEPEWMTEWRLKAYRQWLTMKEPKWPNVSYPQVDFNDIIYYSAPKKKAKYNSLDEVDPELLATFEKLGISLSEQKRLTGVAIDAVIDSVSVATTFKETLAELGIIFCSMSEAIREHPELVRKYIGSVVPVNDNYYAALNSAVFSDGSFCYIPKGVRCPMELSTYFRINAANTGQFERTLIVADEASYVSYLEGCTAPMRDENQLHAAVVEIVAMKDAEVKYSTVQNWYPGDKEGKGGIYNFVTKRGICLGDNSKISWTQVETGSAITWKYPSCILKGDNSVGEFYSVAITNNRQQADTGTKMIHIGKNTRSRIVSKGISAGHSQNSYRGLVQISKRAENARNFSQCDSLLMGDKCGAHTFPYIEVENKTAKVEHEATTSKIGEDQIFYCNQRGIDTEEAVALIVNGYCKEVLNQLPMEFAVEAQKLLAISLEGSVG; translated from the coding sequence ATGGATCAGAGCAACCAGATTTTAGAAGAATTCACCAATTCGGAGTATAAATACGGCTTTGTCAGCAACTTTGAGACCGAAGAAGCTCCCAAAGGATTGAGCGAAGACATTATCCGCTTCATCTCTGCCAAAAAAGAAGAGCCGGAATGGATGACCGAATGGCGTTTGAAAGCATACCGCCAATGGCTGACCATGAAAGAACCGAAATGGCCAAACGTTAGCTATCCACAGGTGGATTTCAATGATATTATCTACTACTCTGCACCTAAGAAAAAAGCGAAATACAACAGTTTAGACGAAGTAGACCCTGAGTTGCTGGCAACTTTCGAGAAGCTCGGCATATCTCTTTCCGAGCAAAAGCGCCTCACAGGGGTTGCCATTGATGCCGTGATTGACAGCGTTTCGGTAGCTACTACCTTCAAAGAAACACTGGCCGAGTTAGGCATTATTTTCTGCTCCATGAGCGAAGCCATCCGCGAGCATCCCGAATTAGTGCGCAAGTACATCGGTTCGGTGGTGCCTGTAAACGACAACTACTATGCAGCCTTGAACTCTGCCGTGTTCAGCGACGGTTCGTTCTGCTATATCCCCAAAGGCGTGCGTTGCCCGATGGAGCTTTCTACCTATTTCCGCATCAATGCGGCCAACACAGGTCAGTTCGAGCGCACGCTGATAGTTGCCGATGAGGCTTCTTACGTAAGCTATCTGGAAGGTTGCACCGCTCCCATGCGCGATGAGAACCAACTGCACGCCGCCGTAGTGGAAATCGTAGCCATGAAAGATGCCGAAGTGAAGTACTCAACCGTTCAGAATTGGTACCCCGGCGACAAAGAAGGCAAAGGCGGCATTTACAACTTCGTAACCAAACGCGGTATCTGCTTAGGCGACAATTCAAAAATTTCATGGACGCAGGTAGAAACAGGTTCTGCCATTACTTGGAAATATCCAAGCTGCATCCTGAAAGGCGACAATTCGGTAGGTGAATTTTATTCGGTAGCCATTACCAACAACCGCCAGCAAGCCGATACAGGCACTAAAATGATTCACATTGGCAAAAATACCCGCAGCCGCATTGTTTCCAAAGGTATTTCTGCCGGACACAGCCAGAACTCCTACCGCGGATTAGTACAAATCAGCAAGCGCGCGGAGAATGCCCGCAATTTCTCCCAGTGCGACTCTCTGCTGATGGGCGACAAGTGCGGTGCACATACTTTCCCTTACATTGAAGTTGAAAACAAAACTGCCAAAGTAGAGCACGAAGCCACTACTTCAAAAATCGGCGAAGACCAGATTTTCTACTGCAACCAGCGCGGCATTGACACCGAAGAAGCCGTAGCTCTGATTGTAAACGGCTATTGTAAAGAGGTATTGAACCAGTTGCCGATGGAGTTTGCCGTAGAAGCGCAAAAACTGCTTGCCATCAGTTTGGAAGGCAGTGTAGGTTAA
- a CDS encoding c-type cytochrome: MENQDWLQRWSTATYQLTALIIIVLVFFLVQIWFLLNPPAPKQDLTNHPFLQQAAENPVPAVAVAALWKAPDIGSLPANESGDSIRYGRELIANTAAYFGPNGSLGHTTNGMNCQNCHLDAGTRPWGNNYGAVWSTYPKFRARSGSMESVEKRVNDCFERSLNGKPLPEDGKEMKAIVAYMRWLGQDVPKGKAPEGSGIIELPYMDRAADPVAGKELYEQKCVVCHQKDGQGVLAPDGKTYTYPPLWGEHSYNVSAGLYRLSRLAGYLKANMPLGATWEKPQLSDEEAWDIAAYVNSMPRPEKRFAGDWPDISKKPIDHPFGPFADSFGEKQHKFGPFRPIKNWYKQQNEKK, from the coding sequence ATGGAAAATCAAGACTGGCTGCAACGCTGGAGTACGGCAACTTATCAACTCACAGCGCTGATTATCATTGTATTAGTATTTTTCTTGGTTCAGATTTGGTTCTTATTGAATCCGCCTGCACCCAAGCAAGATTTAACCAATCATCCTTTCTTACAACAGGCTGCCGAGAATCCGGTGCCTGCGGTAGCAGTGGCGGCACTGTGGAAAGCACCAGACATCGGTAGTTTGCCTGCCAACGAATCGGGGGACAGCATTCGCTACGGCCGCGAACTGATTGCCAACACTGCGGCTTATTTCGGCCCTAACGGTTCGCTGGGGCATACTACCAACGGCATGAACTGCCAAAACTGCCACTTAGACGCTGGTACACGCCCTTGGGGCAATAACTACGGTGCCGTTTGGAGTACTTATCCTAAGTTTCGTGCGCGTTCCGGCAGCATGGAAAGTGTGGAAAAAAGGGTGAATGACTGCTTTGAACGAAGCCTGAACGGTAAACCCCTGCCCGAAGACGGCAAAGAAATGAAAGCCATTGTTGCTTACATGCGCTGGTTGGGGCAAGACGTGCCCAAAGGCAAAGCCCCCGAAGGCAGCGGCATTATAGAACTGCCCTACATGGACCGTGCGGCAGACCCCGTAGCCGGTAAGGAGCTCTACGAACAGAAATGTGTTGTTTGTCATCAAAAAGACGGTCAGGGCGTGCTGGCTCCTGATGGCAAAACCTACACCTATCCGCCGTTGTGGGGCGAGCACAGCTACAATGTCAGTGCAGGTTTGTATCGCCTTTCCCGACTGGCCGGCTACTTGAAAGCCAATATGCCGCTTGGTGCAACTTGGGAGAAGCCGCAATTGAGCGATGAAGAAGCATGGGATATTGCCGCTTATGTCAATTCTATGCCGCGCCCCGAAAAGCGTTTTGCCGGCGACTGGCCTGACATCAGCAAAAAGCCGATAGACCATCCGTTTGGCCCTTTTGCCGACTCTTTCGGCGAAAAACAGCATAAGTTCGGTCCTTTCCGCCCTATCAAAAACTGGTACAAGCAGCAAAATGAGAAAAAATAG
- a CDS encoding OprD family outer membrane porin encodes MRKNSIGVWGAVAATLFFAAPVFAQHHQEQHSSQHQHQADSLHSATEEEEEPILHFPPPRNEFRLEVRNFTSATINHGLLADYAANGISIALDYHSPSWHGFSFAFGGALIENPFHTKHIWEKDSIANQHSRYESELFDLGEPHKHSDLTLMEEMFLRYTGKKFTASVGNLLLKTPFINPQDGRLRPTMVRGFWTEMQLAKKLFAEGGWLTHVAPRSTTEWYKMGESLGVYWAGLAPNGQLSNYRHHVKTKGVGIAALIWKGHEGKFQLWNTYFENVTNTLLMQADVPLAHSIHGEASWELGVQFMRQDVIGQGGNPQPEFAYAEQGKHSQVVSAQLLHRFGKNRWKAAYTNISGTTRFLMPREWGREPFYTFMERERNEGLRTVNAFMTELQTDWLPKCLQSSLGVGYYNLPSPHNAAYNKYQMPSFAQINAELNYRASFLKGLSLQALYVYKHAMEVEDIPMEFLHNRANMHLINFVVRYEFHQYAN; translated from the coding sequence ATGAGAAAAAATAGCATTGGTGTTTGGGGGGCAGTGGCGGCAACATTATTTTTTGCTGCCCCCGTTTTTGCACAACATCATCAGGAGCAGCACTCGTCGCAACACCAACATCAGGCAGACAGCCTGCACAGCGCAACCGAGGAGGAGGAAGAACCGATTCTGCATTTTCCTCCGCCAAGAAACGAGTTTCGCTTAGAGGTGCGAAATTTCACTTCCGCAACCATTAACCACGGTTTGCTGGCCGATTATGCCGCCAACGGGATTTCTATTGCGCTAGACTATCACTCCCCTTCGTGGCACGGCTTTTCCTTTGCCTTTGGCGGAGCATTGATTGAGAATCCCTTCCATACCAAACACATTTGGGAAAAGGATTCCATAGCCAACCAGCACAGCCGCTACGAAAGCGAGCTGTTTGATTTGGGCGAGCCTCACAAACATTCTGACCTGACACTGATGGAGGAGATGTTTCTCCGCTACACAGGTAAAAAATTCACTGCATCGGTTGGCAACCTGTTGTTGAAAACGCCATTTATTAATCCGCAGGACGGCAGGTTGCGGCCTACGATGGTGCGTGGTTTTTGGACAGAGATGCAGTTAGCCAAAAAACTATTTGCAGAAGGCGGCTGGCTGACACATGTAGCGCCGCGTTCAACCACCGAATGGTACAAAATGGGCGAATCGCTGGGGGTATATTGGGCGGGGCTTGCACCTAACGGTCAATTGTCTAACTATCGCCATCACGTTAAAACCAAAGGCGTAGGCATTGCAGCCCTCATTTGGAAAGGGCATGAAGGTAAGTTTCAGTTATGGAATACCTATTTTGAAAACGTAACCAACACATTGCTAATGCAAGCCGATGTTCCGCTGGCGCATAGCATACATGGCGAGGCCAGTTGGGAGTTGGGCGTGCAGTTCATGCGGCAAGACGTGATTGGGCAAGGCGGCAACCCGCAACCTGAATTTGCTTATGCCGAGCAGGGCAAACACAGTCAGGTGGTATCGGCACAACTGCTCCACCGCTTCGGGAAAAACCGATGGAAAGCGGCTTACACCAATATCAGCGGCACCACGCGTTTCCTGATGCCGCGCGAATGGGGCAGAGAACCATTTTATACCTTCATGGAGCGCGAGCGCAACGAGGGACTCCGTACCGTCAATGCGTTCATGACCGAACTGCAAACCGACTGGTTGCCCAAATGCTTACAAAGCAGCCTTGGTGTAGGTTATTACAACCTGCCTTCGCCGCACAATGCCGCCTATAACAAATACCAAATGCCTTCTTTTGCACAAATTAATGCTGAGTTGAATTATCGTGCGTCATTTCTGAAAGGTTTGAGTTTACAGGCATTGTACGTTTATAAACACGCAATGGAAGTGGAGGATATTCCAATGGAATTTCTGCACAACCGCGCCAACATGCACCTTATCAACTTTGTGGTGCGCTACGAATTCCATCAGTATGCTAATTAA